Below is a genomic region from Triticum dicoccoides isolate Atlit2015 ecotype Zavitan chromosome 5A, WEW_v2.0, whole genome shotgun sequence.
ACACATACAAAGCATGCTTCATATACATATGGAGCATGCCTAAGTGAGCATAAATTTGGAGTCGAACCTTTACATCATGTGACCCACTCGTCAACGGGATACTCTTTTTTCGTAATCTCTTTTCATCTCTATATGAGGTGAGGGATCACGTGAAGCTTTTTCGCGTCACACAGTTTGGATGGCTGAATGGAGTGCACTTCAAAAGTTGACCGCAAGACATCAAATATGAAGGCTGAAAGACTAGATATAAACAACGCTCCAAAAGATATGGCGATTTTGACAGGTATGACCATTCTACTTGAATGGTTTTTTTGGCCGGAACAATTATATTGACAATTATTATGGCAACTAGAGTAGACTCGTATGACAACTCTGCTAGAGTTGCTTCAACGGCTACCTTAACGGTTGATTAATTTATTGTAAATTTTCTCGTGAAAAAAAAGAGTTGCTCCAAAGGTGTAGACTGGTGCTACACCTCTGAGCATATATGGTAGCTCAATTTCTATATAtgttttgaccttgttttattggCTTCTTAATTTTTGGGTTCTCTGGTTTAGTGGAATAAAAAATGATTTTTACATTGTACTAGAAATGACTAGTCGATACATTAGTATTTATCGTGGCATGCATGCGCAAAATTGTATGTGCTGTACGCTTCTCTGTGTGTACTTTGACTTTTCGTTGGGTAAAATCGCCGCTGATATATTTACAACATTTGAATTTTCATAATTTTGCTGAATATGTGCAGTGGTGGAAACTATGATCGAAACTTATATATGATCACATATCCAATATAGAGAAACAAAACTTCCAATCAATTTAAGATAAAATGTTCCATaggaaaatgaacatgaaacttcaTTTACCACATAAATCAGTTCACATATTTCAAAAAATTAACAGGTGTACAACCCATGTCACTAATTAATATACAGGGGCTAAATTACAATCACCACAAATATTTCTTCATCCATGCATGTATATACATGCAGCTTTAAAAAAATGTATAGGCTGAATTAGATCATTGACAAATATATGGCATCCAATGCTGTCGTAAGTGGCATAGACTTGAAAAAGACGTAGGGGGAAGCTTTCTCGGATTCCATTTCATTCAGTGGTTGGCATCTGAAATATTCCCACAATTTCTTGCTTGTCCCCGTTTAAAGTTCTTTATTAAAACGTTATCCCGTATGCCTGTGAGCTCCTTTATCAAAATGTTAAAACGTTATCTCGTATGTCTGCGAGCTCCTTTATCAAAATGGACATAGACACACAGATATACTTTATAAGATGGATATCTACAAGTGCCATTGAATAATTACATAGGACTGTCCTGCTGTTTTCGGTAACACAAATATGATGTGCTCCAACCTTTTGCTATTTTCATTTACAGAGATGTCACATGTACTGTATACATCTGTCAGTCTttgctcttagagcatctccaacaggcattCAAAAACTGCTCCGCGCGCTAAAAACTGTTTTTTATTTTTGACGCGGAGACACTTTAGCAGATGCCACAAAATAATGCACATGCAAAAAACTGCTCCGCACGCGCTAAAAGGCGCTATCGCACGCTGCAAATGTTGGACGCCGGACCACGCGCTTCATAATTTGCACTGTGTGTTTTTTTGGGCGCGCGTTTTTTGGCATATGAAAAACCAATGTTGTCCACGACGCGCTAAAAGTGCTATGGTGACGCTGTAAAATATTTTAACGCTCGATATTTTTGCGTctatgttggagatgctctaaagagaGCAATGCTACTTTACTTCGAACTACCCTGAGGTAATCTCCCTCTCCCTTACTCTTCTTTGTAGCTGTTGTCCTTGCCCTCTCAATTTTCTCACATCAAAAACTGACCCTCAATTGATACTAAGCTGCTCACTTTAAGCGTGAAATGCAGACGCCCCAGATTCTTATGCCCACACCAAGAGCCCCCCCCCCCTGTCATGGATGAACATATCATGAACACTATAAAAGGGCATCGATTCACACCCCTACAGACCACAAATCACAGGACCACAGACAATAGTTTCAGCTGAGCATACTAGCTAACACCAAGTCTATTACTAGCTATCCGAAAGAAGACAAGAACGCTCTGACCTGCCGGCGATGGAGACGGTGACGAAGCTGTCGTCCGAGAAAGCGGTGGTGATCTTCACCATGAGCAACTGCCCGATGAGCCACTCGGTGACGAGCCTCTTCTCGAGCCTCGGCGTGGGCGCCGCGGTCCACGAGCTGGACAAGGACCCACGCGGCCGCGACATGGAGCGCGACCTCGCAAGACGCCTTGGGCGTACGCCGCCCGTCCCGGTAGTCTTCATCGGCGGCAAGCTCGTCGGCTCCACCGACAGGATCATGTCCTTGCATCTCAGCGGGAAGCTCGTGGTCATGCTCAAGGCCGCAGGAGCCATGTGGCTCTGACCACGGGTGCAGCATCAGTTCATCCCAGCTTTGGCAATTTTCGCACCTCGCCATGCAAGCATGTATCCGCCGCTCTTAACACAAGTAGGGAAAATTTTGCTTGTACTGGTTATTGGGCTGGTCGCCACATGAGCATAGCGTAGTTCCTCTTTCCAAGATGACGGGAACACAAGAAGTTTTGTTTAGTCGTTGGCGAGATAACAGTGTGAGTCTATGGAATAACGCATACAAGTGTCTCTGAATGAGAAATGCAATTTATTACGTCCATTTCCAACAGTTGTGGTTAGGGTTTCACAAATGCTACTCAAAATTCGGTTTTTCCCGAGTGTCGCCGTCTTTGCCATGTTCCATTCCACGAGTGATGGGCAAAGATGGCCTTTTAGGAGTATAATACTCAGTGAAGGTAGAAACACGGAAAAGAAATGCCTTTGACGAGAGAGTATAACACATCTAGATACCTCCATATCCGCGACAAGTAATTCTGAATGGAGGAAGTATTATTCATTGCTATTTATTTAAGATAACAAAATGTGCGCTGCGTATCCTAAAAAAAATGTGCGCTCGGTAGAAAACACAAAAGCGTGTTGTGCTCAGGTGGCGTGGAAGTTGAAACGTTGCACGTGAGATTAAACATTCCCGAATTACTCTCTTGATTAATACTGTTCATTGCAGTTTATTTAAGAAAACAAAATGTGCGCTCCGTACCCCTAAAAGAAAGTGCGCTGCGTGCGTGTGTTTGTATTAGGACAAAAGAAATTCGCTCAGTAGAAAACAGCAAGTCTGTTGTGCTTAGGTGGTTAGCGCGAGTGAATCTGGCGGTCAAGCCTCTTGTTCAAATCCTCACTCGCCCAAGAACTTATccttctcttcattattttcttctaatcactgacagctgggacccgcatGGGGGTGGGGAGCTGACCGGTCAACATAGTGAAAAATACGAAGCTGTAGGTTTTAGTGGTGACCGTATAATCATCAAGTTGAgtatatagtgaccgtattgaCTAAGTTTTTAAGTACAGGGACTAAAATGAATCAGCGAGACAAGTACGATGACCATCAGTGAAGCAAAGCAAACACACCAGCCTACACAGTCTATGCAGAGTTTCTTTCTAGCGGTGCTCAGCAAATAAGGCGACACGTGTCCCTCGCCCCGTCCTTGACGGCTCCGTGTCGACGGGTGCAACAGTCCAGAGAGAGCATCTCATAATCATCATTTTACATTGATTTTTAATCTGAAAATGGTGATTAATTCAACCCCATCTAACAATAAGGGCTAAAATTCTAAAATTTTATTAATTGTCCAAAATATAAACCCTAATAATTTTGGCCATGACCTCATGTCGTCATGTGGGCACTCCCGAATTCTATtaaggattaaaatgatttattttgTAGAAACATAATTAAAGTTGATGTGTCTCTCAAACACTTATAGTTAAACCCTAACTAATAGTTAATTTAGACTAATATTCGTAGCAATATAAATATAAGCTCAATAGATATGAAATAGTTAACGTGGCTTTGTTTGAGCCACTACTGTTACATAATTAATTTCAGGAAGGTTAGAGGTCATTTGAAGGCTCAATTACATCAAAGGCAGAAGAAAATAAATTagagcttagagcatctccaatagatggtccaaatgtAAAAGTAACTAATTTTTGAACCGTCTGAAGTCAAAAACGCAGCTTCAACAGACGGTCCATATATATAAAAAAAATGGACCGCAGTCCCTTCATGATTTAAAATACAACACCTTGTCGTGCAAATTTACATCACGAGGTGCATCTGGTCCAAAACCAACCTGCGCTCGCGAATGCCCAACCACCAGTTCCTTCCCtttcccgcccgcccgcccgcgacCTCCCGCCCGTCCGCTGCCGCCTCACCGCCTCCACaccccgccgcacgccgcccgcatCAGA
It encodes:
- the LOC119297099 gene encoding glutaredoxin-C15-like, producing METVTKLSSEKAVVIFTMSNCPMSHSVTSLFSSLGVGAAVHELDKDPRGRDMERDLARRLGRTPPVPVVFIGGKLVGSTDRIMSLHLSGKLVVMLKAAGAMWL